The Clostridium felsineum DSM 794 region AAATTAATTATTAAAATATACAAATACCTATTTATACTTTTCTAAGGTATAAGTAGGTAAAAAACATACATTAATTCAAGTATTTTTGATAATTTATAGTATTTCTTATTGCTGTATCTAAGGTATAACTAGGACTATATCCTAACTTTCTTAACTTACTTATATCAGGTACACGTTGAAGTGTCTCTTCAAAATTGTCATCAAAGGCTTTTTTATATGGCACTAGTTCAATAACAGAATTTGAATTAGTTAGCAGCTTAATTTTATTTGCTAACTGTAAAATGGTTATTTCTTCAGTACCTCCAATATTGTAGACTTCACCTATTTTACCTTTTTCTAAAACTAATTCTAATCCATTTAAAACGTCTTCTATATATCCAAAGGTGCGAGTTTGCTGACCATCACCATAAACTTTTAAAGGTTCGTCTTTTAAAGCCCTATTAATAAATGTAGGTACTACCATACCAAAATTGCCAACCTGATAAGGACCAATAACATTAAAAAAACGTCCTATTTTAACCTTTACTCCTAGTTCACGATTGTAGGCAAGCGTTAAGTGTTCCTCTGTGAGCTTTGCTACTGAATAAAGCCAACTTGGCTTCTTACTTGAACCTAAAACATAATCATCTTTTTCATTTACCAGACTACTTTTTATCTTTCCATAAATAGCTGAAGATGAAGCCGCAAAAATTTCTTTGTTATATTTATATGCTGCCTCAAGTACATTTTCTGTTCCTAAGTAGCTAACTCTTAAGCAATCTATTCCTTTTAACATGGCAAGTCTTACACCAACTACAGCCGCCAGATGAATTACATAATCACATTCCTTTACCAAAGAAAAGACTAAAGCTTTATCTAAAACACTACCTTCTATAACTTCTGCTTTAGTATTTTTAAGCCTATCCTTTGAAGTTGATGAAAAGTTATCCAAGACAGTAACCTTATGACCTTTTTCTAATAATCTAAGTGTTAAATTAGTTCCAATAAATCCTGCACCACCTGTAATTAAATAATGCATTTTAATTAAATCTCCTTATTCTTCATTTTGTTATTAAATACAAACACTAAAGTTATTTAGCATATATTAAATTATATGAAATTTGAAGTTATCTGTTGCAGAGTAAGTTTAAAATTAATCAGGAGGCTCTTAAATGAATGAATATTATGATAATTACCTACAGCTAGATGAAATTTTAAAACAAATAAAGTCTTCCATAGAAAAAAAATCGCCTTATTCTCTTGTACGTTTTGGACATGGAGAAATGCATGTAGTAGCTCATAAAATTTTTCCTAAGCACAGAAATAGCATTTATTTTGGTTATTATTATAAATATGCTGGTATAACAGATTTAAGCGATGACATTTCACTAAAGTTACTTAATGCTTTAAAAAAGGCTACTTTAGTTGGATCAGAGGGACATATCTCTTATAATAAAGAGTTATTTGATAAAGTTATAGCTTATTACAATTTACACTTACCTTCTGTATGTAGTGCTTGGATTGCCCAAGAAATGATTAAATCAAAAAAATTCTTCGATTTACTAAAACCCCTAAAAATTATTATTATAGGAAGGCGAGCAAGAGAAGGCGCAGAAAAATT contains the following coding sequences:
- a CDS encoding NAD-dependent epimerase/dehydratase family protein gives rise to the protein MHYLITGGAGFIGTNLTLRLLEKGHKVTVLDNFSSTSKDRLKNTKAEVIEGSVLDKALVFSLVKECDYVIHLAAVVGVRLAMLKGIDCLRVSYLGTENVLEAAYKYNKEIFAASSSAIYGKIKSSLVNEKDDYVLGSSKKPSWLYSVAKLTEEHLTLAYNRELGVKVKIGRFFNVIGPYQVGNFGMVVPTFINRALKDEPLKVYGDGQQTRTFGYIEDVLNGLELVLEKGKIGEVYNIGGTEEITILQLANKIKLLTNSNSVIELVPYKKAFDDNFEETLQRVPDISKLRKLGYSPSYTLDTAIRNTINYQKYLN